In Myxococcus stipitatus, the DNA window GGTGGCCGCGACGCGGGTGAGGGCATGGGCGGCGGTGGCGGGCGCCGGCAGTTCGGCGGCCAGCGCGGCGGCCAGGACTCCAACGACTACGGCCAGCCGCCTCCCATGGATGACGGGATGGGCGGGGGCCACGGCGGCGGCGGCAACGGCGACGACGACATCCCGTTCTGAAACACCGGGCCCGCGGGCCCATCCCCTGGAAGCGAACCGGCCGCTCCCCGAGAATCCCTCGGGGGCGGCCGGTGTGCTTTTCGCAAAGGGACTCGCGTGGGGGCCGGGCGGCACGCGCGAGCGCGCCGGCCCGGTGGAGGGCGTCAGGCCGCGGGGCCGAGCGCGCCGCCGGCGGTGTAGAGCGCGTAGATGACGCCCCAGCTCATCGCCGTCAGCAGCAGGAAGATGATGATGGAGAACGGCTCGAAGCGGCGCATGGCGCGCTCGCTGCCCAGCAGGCCCCAGCCCATGGCGAAGCCCTGGAGGCCGTTGGCCAGGTGGTACGAGGTGCCCAGCGTGCCCAGCAGGTAGACGACGAGCGTGGGGCCGTGGAAGTGCATCTCCCGGGCGATGTCGATGAACGCCTCCGGGTGACCCGCGACGAGGCGCGGCTGCAGGAAGGCGAGCCAGATGTGGGCCCCGAGGAAGGCCAGCACGCCCACCGCGCTCACGCGCTGGAGGATGTACTTGAGGTTGCCGTAGTTGTTGTACCGGTTGTTGTTGGGGCGGAAGCTGAACAGCCGGACGATGCCCCAGCCCGTGTGGAACAGGAGCGGCAACATGACGACGAGGAACGTCAGCGCCTGCGAGTAC includes these proteins:
- a CDS encoding succinate dehydrogenase — encoded protein: MSTQAATADAVPTKTPLLKSRLGSFLAVVPLSVWVVNHLWDNLAAFYGADAWEKSVTSYANPYSQALTFLVVMLPLLFHTGWGIVRLFSFRPNNNRYNNYGNLKYILQRVSAVGVLAFLGAHIWLAFLQPRLVAGHPEAFIDIAREMHFHGPTLVVYLLGTLGTSYHLANGLQGFAMGWGLLGSERAMRRFEPFSIIIFLLLTAMSWGVIYALYTAGGALGPAA